The DNA window CTGACGGTTGGTGCAAGTCAGTGCAGAACATATAGTGAATGGGCTTCTGAGCTCCAAGGCTGAACATGTTAGTAGGCTTTGGCGTCCGTCTACGTTATAAGACCAGCAAATGTTAGTTTGCAATTAAGAGGATTACAATAGTAATCAATAAAGGTGGCACCACGGCTCTCCGTCCTTTACGATGGAGGGCCTTTTTGTATTCTTTTAACATTATTCAGCTGGTGACCAAACGCCAAATGAATACAAGTAGAGCCGAGCAGAGAGAAGGAGAGCTGAGTTATGACAGTTGAGACGAGAAGCTTTGAAATGAAAGAAATCGAAGGAGATATGATGACGCCTATTTCCATTTATCATTCCTTAAATGGAAAGAAAAAGATGTTATTTGAATCATCTGCTAAGCATGAGGAAAGTGGTCGTTATTCATTTATTGCGTTAAATCCAATTGCAGAAATAATTGGGGATCAGTCAGGATATACTCTACAAGTAAATGGAGAACAATTAGAAAAAGGTACAGGTTCTATTTTAGAAAAATTAAAAAGGATGATACCTTTTCATGAGGAAAGCTATCCCTTTTCTTTCTTTGGAGGAGCGATAGGTTTTTTTGGTTATGAAACTGCTTTTTATTGTGAGAAAATCGGGGAACTATTGCAAGATGAATTAGAAATGCCAGATATCCATCTCATGTTTTACGATACGTTTGTTGTGTATGATCATTTAAAGCAATCAGTAACGGTTGCGGCAATTGATCTATTTCAAAAAGGTCGGACACAAAAGGAAATGTCCGATGCAATTGAATTCATCTGTTCTGATTTACAAAAAGGTCTTATTCATGAAGATGAAACGGAAGCAATGCTTGCATTTCAACCAATGATTGACGAGACAGCATTTGTACAAATGGTCGAAAAAGCAAAAGAACATATTGTGAAAGGCGATGTATTTCAAATAGTATTATCGCAACGATTTACTTCTCCCTTTAAAGGGAATCCATTTACACTTTATCGTAAGTTACGCACTTCGAATCCATCTCCCTATATGTTTTATATGGACTTTGAGACATATACGATATTAGGTACTTCACCTGAGAGCTTAGTAAAGGTAAATAACAGATTAGTAACAACTAATCCGATTGCTGGTACAAAGCCTCGTGGAAAAACGCCTAAGGAGGATGCACAAATAGCAAGAGAATTGCTGAATGACGAAAAAGAAATTGCGGAACATCGTATGTTAGTTGATCTTGGACGCAATGATATTGGCCGCATTTCAGAAATTGGCTCTGTAAAAATCCAAAAATATATGAAAATAGAATACTATAAATATGTCATGCATATCGTCTCAGAAGTAACTGGCCGTTTAAAAGAAGACACTCATTTATTAGATGTGTTAACTGCATGTTTGCCAGCAGGTACTGTTTCTGGTGCGCCAAAAATCCGAGCGATGCAAATCATTAATCAGTTAGAAAATACAAAACGTGGTGTTTATGCAGGAGCTGTCGGCTATATCTCCGTAACTGGTGACATGGATTTAGCCCTTGCTATTCGTACGATGGTTGTAAAAAATCATCAAGCACATGTTCAAGCAGGAGCAGGAATTGTGTTTGATTCCATACCGCAAAGTGAATACGAAGAAACATTGAATAAAGCGAAAGCACTCCTGGAGGTGCAACGATGATTTTGTTAATCGATAATTACGATTCCTTTACGTATAATTTATTTCAACAAGTGAGTAGCCTTGGTAAAGAAGTACAAGTAGTGCGAAATGACGCCATAACAATCGAAGAAATTGAAAATCTACAACCTGAAGCGATAATTATATCTCCTGGCCCTGGGAATCCTTCAGAGGCTGGTATATCGATCGAAGTAATTCAACAACTACATGAAAAATATCCAATCCTCGGAATCTGTTTAGGACATCAATCCATTGGAGCAGCATTTGGGGCAGATATTATACAGGCCAAAACCATCATGCACGGAAAGTTATCAACGGTTGAACATAATCACTCATCCTTATTCGCGAAGTTGAACGAACCGTTTTCTGTTATGCGATATCATTCACTTGTCATTGACGAACAAACATTATGTGACAAATTAGAAGTACTTGCTAGAGCAGAAGATGATAAGGAAATTATGGCCATTAAGCATCGAGACTACCCAGTTTATGGACTTCAATTTCATCCAGAATCTATTGGAACAGAGCAAGGAGATCAATTAATTCAAGCGTTTATAGATACAATTAAATAGTAAAAAGCTGCTTAATCTCAAAATTAGAGACTAAGCAGCTTTTGTTTTATCAAATAACGATATTCACCATTTTACCTGGGATTGCAATGATTTTCTTCACTTCTTGCCCTTCAAGCCATTGTTGAACTTGTTCCGAAGCAAGTGCTAATGCTTCCAATTCATCTTTCGTAGCATCTTTAGCAACAAGTAACTTCGCGCGTACTTTCCCTTTAATTTGTACAGGAATTTCCACTTCATTGTCCACTAATTTTGACTCATCAAACGTAGGCCATGATTCATACGTAATTGTATCCTCATGCCCCAAAATACTCCAAAGCTCTTCTGCAATATGCGGTACGATTGGAGAAATTAGTTTCACAAATCCTTCTACATACTCTTTCGCGATAAGGTCTGCTTTATATCCTTCATTAATGAATACCATCATTTGTGAAATAGCAGTATTATAATGCATTGCTTCATAGTCTTCTGTCACTTTTTTGACTGTTTGGTGATACACTTTTTCCATATTTTCCGAGGAAGTATCACTTACTTTAGTGCTAAGCTTCCCATTCTCATCGACCAACAAACGCCAAATACGATCTAGGAATCTTCTTGATCCGTCAAGTCCGTTTGTGGACCATGGTTTAGAAGAATCAAGTGGTCCCATGAACATTTCATATAAACGAAGAGAATCAGCACCATGACTTTTCACGATATCATCCGGATTCACTACATTTCCTTTTGATTTAGACATTTTTTCATTATTCTCCCCAAGAATCATACCCTGGTTAAATAGCTTTTGGAATGGCTCTTTCGTTGTGACAACACCAATGTCATAAAGGAATTTATGCCAGAAACGCGCGTACAATAAATGCAATACAGCATGCTCTGCTCCACCTACATAAATATCTACAGGAAGCCAGCGTTTCACTAGTTCTGGATCAATTAGTGCTTCGTCATTGTTAGGATCGATATAACGTAAGTAATACCAGCAGCTACCTGCCCATTGTGGCATCGTATTAGTTTCACGACGTCCTTTTTTCCCTGTTACTGGGTCTACAACGTTTACCCATTCTGTAATATTTGCAAGTGGTGATTCGCCTGTTCCACTTGGCTTAATATCCGTTGTTACTGGCAACATTAGTGGTAGTTCAGATTCATCTACTGCTGTTGAAGTACCATCTTCCCAATGGATAATTGGAATTGGTTCACCCCAATAGCGTTGACGGCTAAATAACCAATCGCGTAGACGATACGTAATTTTCTTTTCACCTTTTCCGTTTGCTTCAAACCATTCAATTGCTTTGGCAATCGCTTGTTCTTTGTTTAAACCATTTAAGAAATCTGAGTTAATAAGTGTACCATCTTCTGTATAAGCCGATTCCTCGATACTTCCACCAGAAACAACTTCTACAATTGGTAAATCGAATTGTTTTGCAAATTCATAATCACGCTCATCATGGGCGGGAACTGCCATAATTGCACCTGTTCCGTATGTCGCCAATACATAATCAGCAATCCAAATTGGCATTTTTTCTCCGCTTACTGGATTGATTGCATAAGCGCCAGTGAATACACCTGTCTTATGTTTTGCAAGGTCGGTACGCTCTAAATCACTTTTCAGTTTTACTTGATCTTTATAAGCTTGCACTGCATCCATCTGTTCAGCAGTCGTAATCGCATCTACTAGCTTATGTTCTGGCGCCAATACTGCGTAAGTTGCACCAAAAATAGTATCTGGGCGAGTTGTAAAAGCACGGAACGATTCATTCGTGCCGTCTACTTCAAAGTCTAGCTCAGCACCTCCTGAACGGCCAATCCAGTTACGTTGCATTTCTTTTAAGCTTTCTGGCCAGTCAAGGTCATCTAAATCTTCTAAAAGTCTATCTGCATAAGCAGTTATACGAAGTACCCATTGACGCATTGGGCGGCGTTCTACTGGATGTCCCCCACGCTCTGATAATCCATCTATTACTTCTTCATTTGCCAAAACAGTTCCTAATGCAGGACACCAGTTTACTGGCACTTCATCAACATAAGCTAACCCTTTTTTGTAGAGCTGGATAAAAATCCATTGCGTCCATTTATAGTAAGATGGATCAGTCGTATTTACTTCTCTATCCCAGTCAAATGAAAAACCAAGATCCGTCATTTGGCGTTTAAATGTAGCGATATTCTTTGCTGTAAATTCTGCAGGGTCGTTACCCGTATCGATTGCATACTGCTCTGCAGGAAGTCCGAAAGCATCCCAACCCATCGGATGAAGTACGTTATAACCTTGCTTACGTTTGAATGCACTTAAAATGTCTGTAGCAATATAACCTAGTGGATGACCAACGTGCAAACCAACTCCAGAAGGATATGGGAACATATCTAATGCATAAAATTTAGGTTTCGAAGGGTCATCGATCATTTTATACGTCTTGTTTTCATTCCAATAATTTTGCCATTTTTTTTCGATTACTTCATGATTAAAGCTCATTAAAATTCCTCCTCAAATTAAAAAAACTCGCCCCTTAAAAAACTAAGGGACGAGAGTATATACTCACGCGGTACCACCCAAATTAGTGAAAACTTCACTCAACTTGATTCCTTAACGCGGAAAACGGTATAAGCTACTCTTCGTTCACTTATACAGACTCAAAGGCGAGTTCAATAGGGCATTTCACTAACTTTCACCAACCGTTAGCTCTCTAAAGAAATACAGTCTATTTACTAATCCTTGTCGACGTCTTGTTATTACTTCGTATTTTAGAGGAAATATCATGAAATAGCAAGTTTTTATTGCGACGTGTATCCACCATCTAATACAACTGCTTGACCTGTCATTCCTTTTGCTGCATCACTTGCTAAAAATAAGGTTAGATCAGCAATTTCCTTCACATCTAACAAACGTTTCTGAGGAACTAAAGGAAATAATACTTCCTCTAGAACGGATTCAACTGGAACATTACGTGTGCTTGCAAGATCCAGGAATTGGTTACGTACAAGTGGTGTATCCACATATCCTGGGCAAACTGCGTTTACTGTAATTCCATCGGCAGCTGTTTCCAGTGCAGCGACTTTTGTTAAACCAATTACACCATGCTTGGCAGAATTATAGGCTGCTTTCCCAGCAAAGCCGATTAAACCATTTATAGAAGCCATATTGATGATCCTTCCAAAGCCTTCCTTACGCATATGTGGGAGAACATGCTTAATTGCAACAAATGGTGCTGTTAGCATAATTTTCACTAATAGTTCGAAGCGTTCTGTTGGGAAGTCTTCTAGCATTGCAACGTGCTGCATTCCAGCATTATTTATTAATATATCAATTCGTCCATACTCTTCTAACGTTCTATTAATAGAATGAATAATATCTTCTTCGTTTGTCACATCACATTTCACACCAAGTACATCATCACCAAGTGATGATGCAGCGCGTTTTACCTTCTCTTCATTAATATCAGTTAAAACAACCTTCGCACCAGCTTTATAAAATTCCTGTGCAACTTCAA is part of the Psychrobacillus sp. FSL H8-0483 genome and encodes:
- the trpE gene encoding anthranilate synthase component I, giving the protein MTVETRSFEMKEIEGDMMTPISIYHSLNGKKKMLFESSAKHEESGRYSFIALNPIAEIIGDQSGYTLQVNGEQLEKGTGSILEKLKRMIPFHEESYPFSFFGGAIGFFGYETAFYCEKIGELLQDELEMPDIHLMFYDTFVVYDHLKQSVTVAAIDLFQKGRTQKEMSDAIEFICSDLQKGLIHEDETEAMLAFQPMIDETAFVQMVEKAKEHIVKGDVFQIVLSQRFTSPFKGNPFTLYRKLRTSNPSPYMFYMDFETYTILGTSPESLVKVNNRLVTTNPIAGTKPRGKTPKEDAQIARELLNDEKEIAEHRMLVDLGRNDIGRISEIGSVKIQKYMKIEYYKYVMHIVSEVTGRLKEDTHLLDVLTACLPAGTVSGAPKIRAMQIINQLENTKRGVYAGAVGYISVTGDMDLALAIRTMVVKNHQAHVQAGAGIVFDSIPQSEYEETLNKAKALLEVQR
- a CDS encoding aminodeoxychorismate/anthranilate synthase component II, producing the protein MILLIDNYDSFTYNLFQQVSSLGKEVQVVRNDAITIEEIENLQPEAIIISPGPGNPSEAGISIEVIQQLHEKYPILGICLGHQSIGAAFGADIIQAKTIMHGKLSTVEHNHSSLFAKLNEPFSVMRYHSLVIDEQTLCDKLEVLARAEDDKEIMAIKHRDYPVYGLQFHPESIGTEQGDQLIQAFIDTIK
- the leuS gene encoding leucine--tRNA ligase; translation: MSFNHEVIEKKWQNYWNENKTYKMIDDPSKPKFYALDMFPYPSGVGLHVGHPLGYIATDILSAFKRKQGYNVLHPMGWDAFGLPAEQYAIDTGNDPAEFTAKNIATFKRQMTDLGFSFDWDREVNTTDPSYYKWTQWIFIQLYKKGLAYVDEVPVNWCPALGTVLANEEVIDGLSERGGHPVERRPMRQWVLRITAYADRLLEDLDDLDWPESLKEMQRNWIGRSGGAELDFEVDGTNESFRAFTTRPDTIFGATYAVLAPEHKLVDAITTAEQMDAVQAYKDQVKLKSDLERTDLAKHKTGVFTGAYAINPVSGEKMPIWIADYVLATYGTGAIMAVPAHDERDYEFAKQFDLPIVEVVSGGSIEESAYTEDGTLINSDFLNGLNKEQAIAKAIEWFEANGKGEKKITYRLRDWLFSRQRYWGEPIPIIHWEDGTSTAVDESELPLMLPVTTDIKPSGTGESPLANITEWVNVVDPVTGKKGRRETNTMPQWAGSCWYYLRYIDPNNDEALIDPELVKRWLPVDIYVGGAEHAVLHLLYARFWHKFLYDIGVVTTKEPFQKLFNQGMILGENNEKMSKSKGNVVNPDDIVKSHGADSLRLYEMFMGPLDSSKPWSTNGLDGSRRFLDRIWRLLVDENGKLSTKVSDTSSENMEKVYHQTVKKVTEDYEAMHYNTAISQMMVFINEGYKADLIAKEYVEGFVKLISPIVPHIAEELWSILGHEDTITYESWPTFDESKLVDNEVEIPVQIKGKVRAKLLVAKDATKDELEALALASEQVQQWLEGQEVKKIIAIPGKMVNIVI
- a CDS encoding 3-hydroxybutyrate dehydrogenase, which produces MVKDRVLLITGAAQGIGFEVAQEFYKAGAKVVLTDINEEKVKRAASSLGDDVLGVKCDVTNEEDIIHSINRTLEEYGRIDILINNAGMQHVAMLEDFPTERFELLVKIMLTAPFVAIKHVLPHMRKEGFGRIINMASINGLIGFAGKAAYNSAKHGVIGLTKVAALETAADGITVNAVCPGYVDTPLVRNQFLDLASTRNVPVESVLEEVLFPLVPQKRLLDVKEIADLTLFLASDAAKGMTGQAVVLDGGYTSQ